TAATCCTTGATTATGTCGGCCATCATCACTTCCACTTTATCGTCAAGGCGGTTGGAGATCTGTCCGTACTCTGATGAAAAGGCTAATTTCTCTTTTACGGAGCAGTAGAACTTGATTTTAGGCTCTGTTCCGGAAGGGCGTGCGGAAATTACATCGCCATCAGCTGTAATAAATTGCAGAACATCTGACTTTGGAAGATCGATTTTCGATTTCTCGCCGGTTTTCATGTTCGTTGTTTCGCTGTTTTCGTAGTCGCGAACTTCTACTACTTCAACTCCACCTAACGTTTTAGGAAGCTCTGCACGAAGATCAGCCATCATCTGTTTGATCTCATCAGCACCCGCTTTACCCTTTTTCGTTAGGGAGATTAGTTTTTCTTTGTAGAAGCCATATTCCAAATAAAGCTGTACCAAAACGTCGTATAGCGACTTTCCTTGGTTTTTGAAATAAGCGCACATCTCGGCAATAAAAGCGCAGGAGTTTACCGCATCTTTATCGCGGACAAGATCGCCAACCAGATAGCCGTAACTTTCTTCGCCACCGACCAAGTAGTTTTCCTTGCCCAATAATTTGGTCATCACTTCACCGATGTATTTAAAACCTGTTAATGTTTCATAGTATTTTACATTATGTGCATCCGCAATCGCTGCGAATAGATTAGACGTTACGATGGTTTTTACGATATAATCGTTTGGTTTTAGTTGGCCTAATGCCTTTTTAGAAGAAAGGACATAATAAGTCAGCAAGCTTCCGATCTGGTTTCCGTTGATTAATTGGAAAGATCCAGAAGGTGTTTTAATAGCCACACCAACGCGGTCTGCATCGGGGTCTGTTGCCATCACGACATCTGCGTCCAGCTCTTGGCCCTTTTGCTTTGCTTTCGCCATGGCATCATCTTCCTCCGGATTTGGATAGATCACGGTAGGGAAATTCCCATTTGGTTCAGCTTGTTCCTCTACGATCGTTACATTTTCAAATCCCCATGCTTTCAGCATTTTCGGAACTACGGTAATACCTGTTCCGTGGATTGGAGAGTAAACGATTTTCAGATCTTTTTGCGCTTGAACCGCTTCCGGATGAATGCTTAGTTTTTTGTTCTCAGCGATGTAGATATCGTCGAATTCTGAACCTACTAAGGTGATGTTCTTTTCTACGCGACCGAATTTGATGTCATTGACCGATTGAATAGCATTCACTTCCGTGATTACGTTCTTGTCGTGCGGCGCGACCAATTGTCCGCCATCGTTCCAATATGCTTTGTAGCCGTTATACTCCTTCGGGTTATGCGATGCTGTTAGCATCACACCGCCTTGGCATTCGAAATGACGGACGGCAAAGGATAATACCGGGGTAGGTCGTAATTCTTCAAATAAATAAACATGGATGCCGTTCGCAGAGAATACATCGGCCACTAAGTTTCCGAATGCCTGCGAATTATTGCGGCTGTCATAAGATACTGCGACTTTGATGTCTTGATTCGGGAATTGCTTTAACAGATAGTTCGCTAGGCCCTGCGTCGCTTTTCCGATGGTGTACTTATTCATTCGGTTGGAACCTACGCCCATAATGCCGCGTAAACCACCTGTCCCGAACTCCAATTCTTTGTAGAAGGAGTCTAATAATTCGGTTTCTTCGTTGTTATCAACCAGCTTCTGTACCTGTGCCACCGTATCCTGGTCATATTCGTTCGTCAACCATTGGTTGATTCTCGCCTGTGTGTCTTTATCTAAATTGCCCATGAGGTCTTATTGAATTCTTAATAGTAATGTGTTTCTTATGCGTCGCAACCGCCATATGCGCGATCAAGTAATGTGACATACCAAGCCGTACCAAACTGCTTAACATGGAAGATTAAGCTTTCTTCGGGCTGTGCTAATATAACGCGGTAACTGCCGTTTTCCAACTCTTGGATGCGTTTTTTCTGCTGCTCATTGTATTTGGAAGATTCAAACTCTTCCTCAAACTTGACAATGGTCTGCAACAGTTGCGTTTGGCTGTTCGAGGTTGTGTCGCTGTAGAACCCTGTTTTATCCCATTTCATCGAGCCGCAATCGAAGCTCGGTAATTTTTCGAAGGTCAATACCTGGTCGTTCTGAAGAGGCGGGTAAGCGTAATACTCCGGCACCGGCTTTTTGAAATCAAAGGAGTCGATCAATGCGAATGTATCTGCTGCTCCCGGACGATAGATGATTGCCATGCCAAGTTCCGGATGAACGAGAGCATTTAGCTTTTCATTATCCTGACTGATATATGCCCTAACGAAGCGTGTAATCACTTCCGATATTTGTTGTACTTCTTCCGGTTGATCGATAGGCTCGCGTACAACGCTGTCTTGTTTTTCTTCGGTTGTCTTGTTGCTATTATTACATGCTGTAAGGAACAACCCGCATACGAAAAAGTATGCTAAGTATTTTTTAATCATTACTTGTTGTTTTTTCTTATCGTCTGTCCGATTGCATCCCACATTTCCGGTTCTACGGCTTCCAATCCGCTCAATTGTCCTGCGCCTTGTAACCATTCACCGCCATCGATGGTGATGACCTCGCCATTGATGTAAGCGGAATAATCAGATACCAAAAAAGCTGCCAAATTAGCGAGTTCCTGATGGTCGCCTACGCGTTTTAAGGGTACACGGTTTTTGAAATCGAATTTAGCGGCCAAGTCGCCAGGCAATAATCTGTCCCAAGCTCCCTTTGTCGGGAAAGGTCCTGGAGCAATCGCATTGTGTCGGATTCCATATTTCCCCCATTCTACGGCCAGGGAGCGGGTAAGGGTCAATACGCCACCTTTAGCTACCGCAGAAGGGACAACATATCCCGAACCTGTAAAGGCGTAGGTAGTGATGATGTTGAGCACGTTTGCCTGTTGTTTCTTTTCGATCCAGTTCTTTCCGAATTCCAAGGTACAGTTTACAGTTCCTTTCAAAACGATATCGATAATGGTCGAGAAGGCGTTCGGGGAGAGGCGTTCCGTCGGGGAGATAAAGTTACCCGCCGCGTTGTTTAATAGCACATCGACTTTGCCAAATGCTTTTTCTGCTTGAATACGTAGGTTTTCAACTTCCTCAGGATTGCGAATATCGCATGCGACCGGCAGAACAGCATTACCTGTTTTGTTGTTGATCTCAGCGGCGGCTTCTTCCAATACCGGGAGTTTTCTGCTGCTGATGACTAAATTAGCACCAAGTTCGGAGAAATAGGTTGCCATTGCTTTTCCTAATCCTGTTCCACCACCAGTAACGACGATGGTCTTCCCTTTTAGGGCATCTTGTTGTAAAGCTCCTTGTACTGCCATTTTATTTCTTTGTCAAATTGTCGATAATAGTTTTTAAGATCGAACGCGTCGATGGTGCCCACCATTGCTTAAGTACTTGTTCGATCGCTTCATCCTTTGTTTGTGCAATGTTTTTCAACAGGTCTTTGCGGATATTCATCTTAGTGGCACCCCATGCGTTTTTATCGAACTGCATATAGTGTTTTGCTTTTCTTCCTGCGGCGGTCTGGATGCGTTCGAAAGGGACAACCTCGTCGAGCAATCCAACCTCTAGGGCAGCCTGTGGAGATAATAGTTTTCCTTCTAGCAGGAATCGATGTGCATTGGCTTTCCCAATCCAGAAACTATAGAGATCGAAGATGCTGGAAGGAACGATAATGCCAACCGGAACTTCGTTTAAACCGATAATGAATTCGCCTTCCGCCATAACGCGGTAATCGCAGCAGATAGCCAGAACGCAACCTCCGGCGGGGCTATGCCCGGTTATCGCAGCGATGCTAGGCTTAGGGAATGCGGCGAGCTGGTGCAATAGGTCTATGAACTTCTCCCAGAACGTGCGGATCTGTTGTTCATCGTATTGAAACAGCGTTATTAAGTCGAGGCCAGAGGTAAAGAATCCTTCTTTCCCTTGCAAAACGATAGCTTCTACGCTAGGGTCGTCTTGCTGTTGCTGAATCGTAGCAGAAAGTTCTTCAATCATTTCAAGATGCATAGCATTTGATCTGCCACGATCTAATTGGATATAACAGATATGGTCTGTTACTTGTGTCTTCAGGTATGAATGCATACGGACGTATTTATAACATTAATTAGGGTAATTTACAGAAAATATTATCATTTCATTTCAAAATCGACTTGCTTTCTGTATATCCTACCCATTAAATCGATGCCTTCCAACGTGATACGGTAAGTTCCCGGCTCGTCGGAAGTATAGAAGTCAAATTGTGCTTTGCCGCTCTCATCCGTAACGAGGTTTGGCACCCAATGTATGGTAGTTCGTAGGTCGCTTTGGAATCCGGAAGTGGAGTCAGGCTCGTAGACAGGTTTGTAGAATTCTTTGATCATCGAAAGACCTTTGGGTTGAGCGACAATCATTCCGATAGGTTTGGAGTTCGCCACGAGACCTCCACCACGCTTTGTCGTGATAATAAGGACGCCATTGGCGCCATTGAATCCATAGATGGAAGTATAATTTACGTTTCTAAGCACTTCAACGGTTTCCACATCGAATGGATTGATCATAGAAAGCATATCGGCCTCCATATACATCCCATCGACGATAAGTTGCATCGGTTCGGTATTGCCTCTTGTCATATAGGCTTGTCCGTTTCGGAATACAACACCTAAAAGACGACCGCCAAGGCAGCTTTCCAAGTTTGGACAGGGACCTAATTCTTCCGCCGTAATAACTTGGTCAGCATTTCCAGGACCATTTAAATTACTAGAGTGCTCTGCCGCTTTTGGCCGGGTAGCACGTACGACGACTTCTTCTATCTGAATAGTTTTGTCCATCAAGCCTTTATTTTCCAACTCGTTATAAAACGCCTTCGTTGCAAGAAATTGGTCCTTAAATACAGTGTTGATGTCGTTGTTGATCAAGGGTTGGTTTCTTCTGATATTGACTTGCGGCTTCGACGTTTCAATCAAGGAAATATCCACATATTTCTTATCTTTTTGATTCCGGGCCGATAGGATAAACTTCACGCTGTCGGGGAAGATGAGATCATCAATTTGGAAATAGCCATCCTCATTTGCGGTCGTATCAATATAATCCATAAAGTTATGTGTGGATATGAGTTGAACCTTTGCATTCGGAACAGCGGCCTTCCTACCCATGCGCTTAACGTATCCTGCGATGCGAATGCCTTTCTCGGCGTGGAACTCCGGTTTCTTATTTGGGGAGTCTAATTTTGCCCAGTTTATCTTACGCCAGCCTTGGGTCAATAAGAGCATGTCCAAGTCTTCGAGCTTAAAGGTTCCATCGCTATTGAAATAATAGGCGGGACGCTCAATGTAGCCTTTGACATCGCTCTGCAGTAGTAAGCTGCTGAGGATATTGGATTGATCTTCCAATTCAGCTCCAATCTTGGATAAGTTAACGACAGACGCTGAAAGTGATGCAACGCGCATGTTATCTGCTTCAGACCCTATAATAATTTCACTAAGCACCTTATCTCTGGTGCCATAGCTTTTATTATCTAGGTTTAAATCTACTGTTGGAACTTCGCTTGTACGCTTATTAAAATATGCTCTTTCCAGAATTGGCTGTAAATTATGATCTAATATGCTGATGGTAATAACGCCGGTTGGCAAGTCTTTCTGTTCCTTAATGAACGTAATATTCTTTTTCTTAGCGGCCTGTTTCGCGATATAGTAAACATTGCCCAAATGTTGGAAGACAATATAGAGATCTTTGCTATCGATTTTGTCTTCAGAGATGTTGACCTGTGTATAAATCTTGTTAAAATTGGTTCCCACGACCATCGCATATCCACTTTTTTGTGGCTGTGGGAGGTCTATCGTTTTGGCTGTGCCATCATTGAACTTAACCTCTGCGCGATAACTACTATTGTCTATTAGGAAAAAGCTGCCAGCAGCCAATCCGAGGTCATTAGTGGCCACTTTCCCAACTGTATCATCGGCATTTGTAAAAACGGTGATTGTGGCGGGAATTCCTCTTCCACGTGGGTCTGTCGTTTTGAAAGCTATCTTATTGAGTTCATTCGCCAAATAGTATCCGCCTTCAGGGAATGCTTGGACATCGTTTTCAGAAAAGAAAGACTGGCTATTGATGTATTTTTTTACGGTGCGTCGGTCCGGCTTTCGAATACTCAGCATGATCCCTCTCCCACGGTTTTTGTTGTCGACCTTGATCAGGATATTGCCATCTTCGTTCAATGTCGCCCGACCCTTATCGATGCTGTCTTCACCATCAAAGACCTCATAACGAACTGTTGTTTTCGGGAGTAGGGTTCCATCGGCGTTCTCCAACTTGATCTGGTAATATGGGGTGCCATCTATCGTGACTAGGGTCGCTTTGGAGAACAGCTCATCGGTTCGTACATTCCCAATTTCCAAAACCTTTTCGAAGAAGTAGTCGGAGCTGTCATTTCGCATCCAATTGGTATAGGCTCTTAAGCGATAGGATCCATCGACTAATGTGTCGGTCAATTCAATTTCCCCTAAGCTGAGTCCGTTGATGTTGAGGTGCATTCTAGATGCTATGATTGTTCCTTTCGGGTCGATGAGATCGACATGGATTAGATTAGAGAGGGTAGAGAGCCTGTTTTCAATATCAATTACAGTATAAGTCTTATACCAAATGGTTTCCCCAGCGCTATACAAGTTGCGGTCCGTATGCATATGAATCTTCTCCTGCGGGTTTTCGGAAGCATATTGCTGTAAACGGCTTTGTAGTAAATTAATGTCTTGAGCGAGGATAGATCCTGTGTGTAAGGATAACAGAATCAGAGTTATAGCATAGAGAATTTGCTTCATAATTCTAATTGGTAAAATCATTATAATGATACGAAAAAATATTCATGATTCCACTGCTTATCGACCGAATCTGACAGATTGTATGGAAGCTTGAAAAGAGGGATGACAAGAAAAAAGCGATAAGATTTTATAAAAGATGCTAAGGGTAGGGTAATATTTGCATTTGCTTCAATATCTTTGCGATATGAATATTCTTATTATCGGCTCTGGAGGTAGAGAGTCTGCCTTTGCCTATAAAATCTCTAAAAGTCCTAAACTATCTAAACTTTTTATTGCACCTGGAAACGCAGGTACTGGTCAGTATGGCGAGAATGTTGCTTTGAAAGTAACTGATTTTAAAGGTATTGCTGATTTTGCTTTGGCGAATAATATTGAAATGATTGTTGTTGGTCCTGAGGAGCCGCTTGTAAAAGGTATTCATGATTATTTCCTAGCTGACGATCAACTGAAACATATTGCGGTGGTTGGCCCACAAGCAGAAGGTGCGCAGTTAGAGGGATCTAAAGACTTCTCTAAGGAGTTCATGATTCGTCATAATGTACCGACTGCTGCTTTCCGTTCATTCGATAAGACAAATTTAGAAGAAGGATTAGCGTATTTGGACACACAGAAGCTTCCTATCGTTTTGAAGGCTGATGGATTAGCGGCTGGAAAGGGTGTGTTGATCTGCGAATCGTATGAAGACGCGAAGATGGAATTGAAGGCTATGATCAGCGACGCGAAGTTTGGCGAAGCCAGCAATGTTGTGGTTGTTGAAGAGTTCTTAAAAGGTATCGAACTTTCTGTTTTCGTGCTTACAGACGGAAAAGATTATAAAGTACTGCCTTCTGCAAAGGATTATAAGCGTATCGGCGAGGGCGATACAGGACTAAATACCGGTGGTATGGGTTCTGTTTCTCCTGTTCCTTTTGCTGATCAAGCTTTCTTAGATAAGGTAGAAGAGCGTATTATCAAACCTACAGTGGATGGTTTGAAGAAGGATAATATCCCTTACAAAGGGTTTATCTTCATCGGATTGATGAATGTGGATGGCGAGCCTTATGTCATTGAATACAACGTTCGTATGGGGGACCCAGAGACAGAATCTGTACTAGTTCGTATCGAGTCGGATTTAGTGGATCTGTTAGAAGGTGTTGCGCAAGGGAATCTTGCTGACCGTTCTTACACGGTATCTCTTAAAACGGCAGCTACGGTAGTGATTGTTTCTGGAGGTTATCCAGGCGATTATGAAGGTGGCAAGGTAATCAGCAATATGGAGAATGTGAAAGAGTCAATCGTTTTCCATGCCGGAACGAAACAGGATGGCGTTGATGTAGTAACTGCCGGAGGTCGCGTTCTAGCAGTGACCGCCTTAGAAGACGATCTGTTTTCGGCCCTACAACAGGCTACAGCGGATGCTGGAAGGATCTTTTTCCAAGGAAAATACTTCAGAACAGACATCGGATTTGATTTGATCTAAAAAAATAATATTTTCACAGCCAATGAGTTAAGGGTTTGCTTTAAAAAATATTTTGGCTATATGGATAAAGAGCCTATATTTGCATCACCAAAGCAAAAAGGCCCGTTCGTCTAGGGGTTAGGACGCAAGATTTTCATTCTTGAAACAGGGGTTCGATTCCCCTACGGGCTACTAAACAGGACAAATGAAATTTATTTTCGTTTGTCCTGTTCTTTTTTTGAAGTAATCCATTGTTTATCTGAAAGATATAGTTTGCGATTACGTTCATTCGGGTGGTTCGATAAATTTTTCCGTCAAACACCAATTTTTCAGGGAATATCGAACCAATTATACCTCTCCTTGTTCTGATTTCACCCTCAGCGTACATTTTGGGAATATTTTCTATGTACTTTAAAGCCCTGTCTAAAGACTTATCTATATTGATTTTCTTGGTATCAGAACCGTCTTTGCTCAACTGTTCTTCCAGACTCTCAATTCGTGTCTTACATTCATCTTTGATTTCGAGGTATTCCTCATCATCAATAATTTCAGATAGCAGTTTGTTGCGTGCTACTGACAACCTTGCATTTAGTTTATCTATTTGCTGTGCAATCTGTTTCTTTTCGTCAAGTGGGTTGTTTACGAATTTCTTGTAGTTGTCCAACAACAGTTTTTTCACTATTTGAGCAGAACCGTTTAACGCAAACTGTCGCATACGCTTTTCAAAAATATCGTTGGCTAATTCAGCTTTTTGGCGGAAGCCACAGGATGAAACGCAATGATAGTAGTAATAACGGCTTGTTCTTCCTTTGGAAGCACTACCTGTTAGGTTGCGACCACATTTGGGACATACTAAGAAACCACGGAGGGGCAGGTTCTCATCTGAAAGTATTTTGGTATTAGGACGTTCTACCCTTTTATTTCCGTCCAATATCAGTTGCACCCTGTCAAAAAGTTCTTTGGATATAAGCGGTTTGTGCTGACCCTGTACCAGATGTGCTTCTTCGTCCTTGAATTTGGCTATGAATATCTTACCGTAGTATAGCGGATTGCGTACGGCTACGTGAAAAGCACTTCGACTTATCGTTGTCTTGTGTAATTTGTTCATTTTTTGCCGTACTTGGTCACAGGCAAACACGCCTTTTGCTATTTCGTTGAAAGCCCAACGCATAGCTGATGCTTCAGGTTCTTTTGGGGCAATGTATTTTCGTCCGTCCTCTTTGCTTCTGTTGATATATCCGAAAGGAGCTCTGCCCATTAAACGTCCCTCTTTCCTTGCCCTACGCATACCGTAAAACGTATTCAATGCCCTGCGGTCATTTTCCACTTCGGGAGCGGACAGATATATCGCAAGCATCATCTTGTTTTCAGGAATGGAAAGGTCTAAAGGCTGTTCTACCGCTTGTGGTTCTATGCCAAGTTAGTTAAGTGTGCTAATCATCTGATAGGCATCACCTGCATTACGGCTAAACCTATCCCATTTGGTAAACAGGATAAGGTTGGTCTTTGAACGTCTCTTTTTAAGACTGTTCAATAATCTTGTCCATTCGGGTCGGTTAAAGGTCTTGGCGGAATGGTCTTCGTAGATAACCTGTCCAACAGCAATCTTATTGGTCGCACAGTACCTTTTCAGACGTTCCTCTTGGTCACGCTGTGAATATCCCTTGTCTGCCTGTTCGTCCGTGGAAACTCGTATATATAAATCGGCTCTTTTCATAGCTAATCTTTTTGAGTGGGTATTAATGTTTTGTGGGATTAGCTAAAGTACGAAATAAATCATTCGGTATCAAAGCATTCACGGATAATTATCATTGTGAGGTTGTACAGAAACTCCATAATCAGTTCGGCTTTTTCCTGTTCCACATCAATACCGACCTCACGGAGAAGTACCATTGCTTCTTCGATAGGTATTTTATCTATTTCCTTTCTCTCCTGCATTGCCTAACTCGTTTTGTCCTGACTAAATTAGTCAGGTAAGCAAGTCAGACTTTCAATGTTGCAGTCAGAGGTCGCATTTGGCGTTCAGATGCTAAATACTTGATTTGGGATTATTGTTTTTTTGGCGAGTCCCTTTGCATTTTTGCTAATGCTCAAACCCCAACACAAAAAATGCAAGTGGGTCGGACCATCCGCTACAAGTCATCGCTCCGTTGCACTTCGCTGTGGGCTTTCCGCTTCTATCCCTCACGAAAACGAAAAAACAATGCTTGAAATATTTGTGTAATTTTGTTGTGTCTATAAACAAGTTGGCGGTTATGGATTGTAGAACGACACCCAAGCACAAAATGGAATACAAAATAATAAAACCTTACAAAGACTTAAAGCCCTTTATACATTTTTATTGGGAGCTGAAAGGAAACGAACTTGAAAAACAATGGGAACGGGTTTTCCCAGACGGTTGTGCAGGTGTAATAATGAATTTGGGAAGTACTTGTTTAACAGATAACGGTTCGCTTTCTATGGAGTTTGGAAAAACGTATGTGGTGGGTGCGATGACTTCATTTAAAGACAGCTTTATCGACAGTGATACTCATTTATTGGGAGTATGTCTAAAACCTGCAACTTTTGCAAATTTCTATAGCTATGCCTCACAAAATGAATTGACAAACGACACAATCGAGTTTGAAAAATCTAATTCATTCAATGTCGATAAAATCTTTAACAACCCATTTGATTATCTTAACCAATTTTTTTCCGACAGAATAAAAGCAAAACATATTCCATTGCAATCGGTTATTAATGATATTCATTCTACAAATGGACAGATCAACATTCACCAGCTGTCAAAACGAAATTTCACGACCGTAAGACAGTTAGAGCGAAATTTCATAAGGTTCATTGGACTATCCCCAAAAGAATATTCAAATATTATTCGCTTTCAAAATGCTTTGTCCATTATCAAAAAATCAGATGAAAATCGAAGTTTTTTAGATGTTGCTTTTGAATGTGGCTACTATGACCATTCGCATCTTACCAATGAAATCAAGCGAAATACGGGGCTTTCACCATCACAACTTTAAAATTGTCGCATTTTTCCAAAGTGCAACCT
The DNA window shown above is from Sphingobacterium hotanense and carries:
- a CDS encoding enoyl-CoA hydratase/isomerase family protein produces the protein MHSYLKTQVTDHICYIQLDRGRSNAMHLEMIEELSATIQQQQDDPSVEAIVLQGKEGFFTSGLDLITLFQYDEQQIRTFWEKFIDLLHQLAAFPKPSIAAITGHSPAGGCVLAICCDYRVMAEGEFIIGLNEVPVGIIVPSSIFDLYSFWIGKANAHRFLLEGKLLSPQAALEVGLLDEVVPFERIQTAAGRKAKHYMQFDKNAWGATKMNIRKDLLKNIAQTKDEAIEQVLKQWWAPSTRSILKTIIDNLTKK
- a CDS encoding phospho-sugar mutase, giving the protein MGNLDKDTQARINQWLTNEYDQDTVAQVQKLVDNNEETELLDSFYKELEFGTGGLRGIMGVGSNRMNKYTIGKATQGLANYLLKQFPNQDIKVAVSYDSRNNSQAFGNLVADVFSANGIHVYLFEELRPTPVLSFAVRHFECQGGVMLTASHNPKEYNGYKAYWNDGGQLVAPHDKNVITEVNAIQSVNDIKFGRVEKNITLVGSEFDDIYIAENKKLSIHPEAVQAQKDLKIVYSPIHGTGITVVPKMLKAWGFENVTIVEEQAEPNGNFPTVIYPNPEEDDAMAKAKQKGQELDADVVMATDPDADRVGVAIKTPSGSFQLINGNQIGSLLTYYVLSSKKALGQLKPNDYIVKTIVTSNLFAAIADAHNVKYYETLTGFKYIGEVMTKLLGKENYLVGGEESYGYLVGDLVRDKDAVNSCAFIAEMCAYFKNQGKSLYDVLVQLYLEYGFYKEKLISLTKKGKAGADEIKQMMADLRAELPKTLGGVEVVEVRDYENSETTNMKTGEKSKIDLPKSDVLQFITADGDVISARPSGTEPKIKFYCSVKEKLAFSSEYGQISNRLDDKVEVMMADIIKD
- a CDS encoding helix-turn-helix transcriptional regulator, encoding MDCRTTPKHKMEYKIIKPYKDLKPFIHFYWELKGNELEKQWERVFPDGCAGVIMNLGSTCLTDNGSLSMEFGKTYVVGAMTSFKDSFIDSDTHLLGVCLKPATFANFYSYASQNELTNDTIEFEKSNSFNVDKIFNNPFDYLNQFFSDRIKAKHIPLQSVINDIHSTNGQINIHQLSKRNFTTVRQLERNFIRFIGLSPKEYSNIIRFQNALSIIKKSDENRSFLDVAFECGYYDHSHLTNEIKRNTGLSPSQL
- a CDS encoding TonB-dependent receptor plug domain-containing protein is translated as MKQILYAITLILLSLHTGSILAQDINLLQSRLQQYASENPQEKIHMHTDRNLYSAGETIWYKTYTVIDIENRLSTLSNLIHVDLIDPKGTIIASRMHLNINGLSLGEIELTDTLVDGSYRLRAYTNWMRNDSSDYFFEKVLEIGNVRTDELFSKATLVTIDGTPYYQIKLENADGTLLPKTTVRYEVFDGEDSIDKGRATLNEDGNILIKVDNKNRGRGIMLSIRKPDRRTVKKYINSQSFFSENDVQAFPEGGYYLANELNKIAFKTTDPRGRGIPATITVFTNADDTVGKVATNDLGLAAGSFFLIDNSSYRAEVKFNDGTAKTIDLPQPQKSGYAMVVGTNFNKIYTQVNISEDKIDSKDLYIVFQHLGNVYYIAKQAAKKKNITFIKEQKDLPTGVITISILDHNLQPILERAYFNKRTSEVPTVDLNLDNKSYGTRDKVLSEIIIGSEADNMRVASLSASVVNLSKIGAELEDQSNILSSLLLQSDVKGYIERPAYYFNSDGTFKLEDLDMLLLTQGWRKINWAKLDSPNKKPEFHAEKGIRIAGYVKRMGRKAAVPNAKVQLISTHNFMDYIDTTANEDGYFQIDDLIFPDSVKFILSARNQKDKKYVDISLIETSKPQVNIRRNQPLINNDINTVFKDQFLATKAFYNELENKGLMDKTIQIEEVVVRATRPKAAEHSSNLNGPGNADQVITAEELGPCPNLESCLGGRLLGVVFRNGQAYMTRGNTEPMQLIVDGMYMEADMLSMINPFDVETVEVLRNVNYTSIYGFNGANGVLIITTKRGGGLVANSKPIGMIVAQPKGLSMIKEFYKPVYEPDSTSGFQSDLRTTIHWVPNLVTDESGKAQFDFYTSDEPGTYRITLEGIDLMGRIYRKQVDFEMK
- a CDS encoding recombinase family protein; this encodes MMLAIYLSAPEVENDRRALNTFYGMRRARKEGRLMGRAPFGYINRSKEDGRKYIAPKEPEASAMRWAFNEIAKGVFACDQVRQKMNKLHKTTISRSAFHVAVRNPLYYGKIFIAKFKDEEAHLVQGQHKPLISKELFDRVQLILDGNKRVERPNTKILSDENLPLRGFLVCPKCGRNLTGSASKGRTSRYYYYHCVSSCGFRQKAELANDIFEKRMRQFALNGSAQIVKKLLLDNYKKFVNNPLDEKKQIAQQIDKLNARLSVARNKLLSEIIDDEEYLEIKDECKTRIESLEEQLSKDGSDTKKINIDKSLDRALKYIENIPKMYAEGEIRTRRGIIGSIFPEKLVFDGKIYRTTRMNVIANYIFQINNGLLQKKNRTNENKFHLSCLVARRGIEPLFQE
- a CDS encoding recombinase family protein; the encoded protein is MKRADLYIRVSTDEQADKGYSQRDQEERLKRYCATNKIAVGQVIYEDHSAKTFNRPEWTRLLNSLKKRRSKTNLILFTKWDRFSRNAGDAYQMISTLN
- the purD gene encoding phosphoribosylamine--glycine ligase: MNILIIGSGGRESAFAYKISKSPKLSKLFIAPGNAGTGQYGENVALKVTDFKGIADFALANNIEMIVVGPEEPLVKGIHDYFLADDQLKHIAVVGPQAEGAQLEGSKDFSKEFMIRHNVPTAAFRSFDKTNLEEGLAYLDTQKLPIVLKADGLAAGKGVLICESYEDAKMELKAMISDAKFGEASNVVVVEEFLKGIELSVFVLTDGKDYKVLPSAKDYKRIGEGDTGLNTGGMGSVSPVPFADQAFLDKVEERIIKPTVDGLKKDNIPYKGFIFIGLMNVDGEPYVIEYNVRMGDPETESVLVRIESDLVDLLEGVAQGNLADRSYTVSLKTAATVVIVSGGYPGDYEGGKVISNMENVKESIVFHAGTKQDGVDVVTAGGRVLAVTALEDDLFSALQQATADAGRIFFQGKYFRTDIGFDLI
- a CDS encoding SDR family oxidoreductase; translation: MAVQGALQQDALKGKTIVVTGGGTGLGKAMATYFSELGANLVISSRKLPVLEEAAAEINNKTGNAVLPVACDIRNPEEVENLRIQAEKAFGKVDVLLNNAAGNFISPTERLSPNAFSTIIDIVLKGTVNCTLEFGKNWIEKKQQANVLNIITTYAFTGSGYVVPSAVAKGGVLTLTRSLAVEWGKYGIRHNAIAPGPFPTKGAWDRLLPGDLAAKFDFKNRVPLKRVGDHQELANLAAFLVSDYSAYINGEVITIDGGEWLQGAGQLSGLEAVEPEMWDAIGQTIRKNNK